The following coding sequences are from one Tubulanus polymorphus chromosome 12, tnTubPoly1.2, whole genome shotgun sequence window:
- the LOC141914064 gene encoding proline-rich transmembrane protein 1-like — protein sequence MSGVYQGNTGDLIPAPDAFSPIGGPAPVYGIGYDDRQIPTRAVSINDPGLGKPPNDYMIFTIVSAVFCFFPTGLIAIMKAAEVTRLWSIGNSYGALLASKQALLWSKITYTLGVTLWVIGLVLIMVFLFVINKH from the exons ATGTCAG GTGTTTATCAAGGAAATACTGGTGATTTAATCCCAGCACCGGACGCGTTCAGTCCTATAGGCGGACCAGCTCCAGTGTACGGTATCGGATACGACGATAGGCAGATCCCTACTAGGGCTGTCTCTATAAACGATCCG GGTCTAGGAAAACCTCCTAATGATTACATGATATTCACTATTGTATCAGCAGTGTTTTGTTTCTTTCCTACCGGTCTTATTGCAATAATGAAGGCGGCTGAG GTAACGCGACTCTGGTCTATCGGGAATTCTTACGGTGCATTGCTGGCGTCGAAACAAGCCCTGCTTTGGTCCAAAATTACCTACACTCTCGGTGTCACTTTGTGGGTCATCGGACTCGTCCTTATCATGGTTTTCCTTTTTGTCATAAATAAACACTAA
- the LOC141914063 gene encoding isochorismatase domain-containing protein 2-like isoform X1, which yields MAANRIGKVVLDKSLLFLCDMQEKFRPTVKYFAQIVEVSNRVLRTARHLDIPVIVTEQYPKGLGVTVAELGIESEKIIPKTQFSMMTPEIKEFLERHKDRNQVILCGIETQACIQQTALDLLENNYQVHIVVDASSSRSLVDRKYAFDRMKDAGAFLTTSESMILGLCRNAKHPKFRDIQKIIWDSAPDSGLLNPAQ from the exons ATGGCTGCTAACAGGATTGGGAAGGTTGTGTTGGATAAATCCTTGTTATTTCTTTGTGATATGCAAGAAAAGTTTCGACCGACGGTGAAGTATTTTGCGCAGATTGTAGAAGTGTCGAACCGTGTATTGAGAACTGCGAGACACCTTGACATCCCTGTTATAGTGACAGAACAGTACCCAAAAG GTTTAGGAGTCACTGTGGCGGAATTAGGCATCGAAAGTGAAAAGATCATACCAAAAACTCAATTCTCTATGATGACACCTGAAATCAAAGAGTTCCTTGAACGACACAAAG ATCGCAATCAGGTGATATTATGCGGTATAGAAACTCAAGCTTGCATTCAACAAACTGCTCTCGATTTACTGGAAAATAACTATCAAGTTCATATAGTGGTAGATGCATCATCTTCAAGATCATTAGTCGACAG GAAATATGCGTTCGACAGAATGAAAGATGCCGGAGCCTTCCTAACGACGAGCGAGAGTATGATACTGGGATTGTGTCGCAATGCTAAACATCCTAAATTCAGGGACATACAGAAGATAATCTGGGACTCGGCTCCGGACAGCGGTTTGCTGAATCCTGCTCAATGA
- the LOC141914063 gene encoding isochorismatase domain-containing protein 2-like isoform X2 produces the protein MAANRIGKVVLDKSLLFLCDMQEKFRPTVKYFAQIVEVSNRVLRTARHLDIPVIVTEQYPKDRNQVILCGIETQACIQQTALDLLENNYQVHIVVDASSSRSLVDRKYAFDRMKDAGAFLTTSESMILGLCRNAKHPKFRDIQKIIWDSAPDSGLLNPAQ, from the exons ATGGCTGCTAACAGGATTGGGAAGGTTGTGTTGGATAAATCCTTGTTATTTCTTTGTGATATGCAAGAAAAGTTTCGACCGACGGTGAAGTATTTTGCGCAGATTGTAGAAGTGTCGAACCGTGTATTGAGAACTGCGAGACACCTTGACATCCCTGTTATAGTGACAGAACAGTACCCAAAAG ATCGCAATCAGGTGATATTATGCGGTATAGAAACTCAAGCTTGCATTCAACAAACTGCTCTCGATTTACTGGAAAATAACTATCAAGTTCATATAGTGGTAGATGCATCATCTTCAAGATCATTAGTCGACAG GAAATATGCGTTCGACAGAATGAAAGATGCCGGAGCCTTCCTAACGACGAGCGAGAGTATGATACTGGGATTGTGTCGCAATGCTAAACATCCTAAATTCAGGGACATACAGAAGATAATCTGGGACTCGGCTCCGGACAGCGGTTTGCTGAATCCTGCTCAATGA
- the LOC141914062 gene encoding LHFPL tetraspan subfamily member 2a protein-like → MCFVVVTCRSLLWTLLTLVSTLVIVASVITPQWLIGQARRENVRYGTTSPTETGDDDGVFRPTLGIYNRCTRLHMFNDYSTKNCAPYVTKFTMTDDEFPHVWKAVLILFCLSGLMLTFTVITAIVSLCFRSMCKKDIFTLTGLLQSLSGLLLILALVLYPAGWGSMRVQRVCGLESSLYYMGNCDLGWAFYSCIGGTVLVIICAMLSIQASAATSSRKVEEQIMQGRNPICVL, encoded by the exons ATGTGTTTCGTCGTGGTCACGTGTCGTTCGTTGCTATGGACGCTGCTGACCCTCGTATCGACGCTGGTCATTGTTGCGTCGGTGATCACGCCTCAATGGCTGATCGGTCAAGCGCGTCGCGAGAACGTTAGGTACGGAACCACCTCGCCGACGGAAACCGGAGACGATGACGGCGTTTTCAGACCGACCCTCGGGATCTACAACCGCTGCACCAGGCTGCACATGTTCAACGATTACAGTACGAAAAACTGCGCCCCCTATGTGACTAAATTCACAATGACAGACGATGAGTTCCCGCACGTTTGGAAGGCGGTTTTAATACTGTTTTGTTTGTCCGGTTTAATGTTAACATTCACAGTAATCACGGCAATCGTGAGTTTGTGTTTCCGTTCAATGTGCAAAAAAGACATCTTCACGTTAACCGGACTTCTACAAAGTTTATCAG GTCTATTATTGATATTGGCTCTTGTGTTGTATCCAGCTGGTTGGGGTTCGATGAGGGTCCAGAGAGTATGCGGATTAGAATCTAGTCTTTACTACATGGGTAACTGTGATTTAG GCTGGGCGTTCTACTCGTGTATAGGGGGCACTGTGTTGGTGATAATCTGCGCGATGTTGTCTATCCAGGCTTCAGCGGCCACTTCCAGCAGAAAGGTCGAAGAACAGATCATGCAAGGACGAAATCCGATTTGCGTTTTgtga